One stretch of Robbsia betulipollinis DNA includes these proteins:
- the hrcA gene encoding heat-inducible transcriptional repressor HrcA, with product MLDPRAQTLLKTLIERYIAEGQPVGSRTLSKFSGLELSPATIRNVMSDLEEQGLVVSPHTSAGRVPTPRGYRLFVDTMLTAQPLSDDAAVKFKVAHRLQAGQPQKVVAAAASVLSSLSEFAGVVLTPRRSQTFRQIEFMRLSDKRILLIIVTPEGDIQNRIMATQREYTASQLIEASNYINVNYAGLSFDAVRRRLRAEIDAVRTDMTTLMQEAVEASSEEASDPGDNLLISGERNLLEITDLSSSMERMRRLFDLFDQKTGLLQLLDVSSHAQGVQIFIGGESHLVPMEEMSVITAPYEVDGKIVGTLGVIGPTRMAYQRVIPIVDITAKLLSHALSQH from the coding sequence ATGCTCGACCCACGCGCCCAGACTCTCCTGAAAACACTGATCGAACGGTATATCGCCGAGGGTCAGCCTGTCGGCTCGCGTACGCTGTCGAAGTTCTCGGGACTGGAGTTGAGCCCCGCGACGATCCGCAACGTGATGTCGGACCTGGAGGAGCAGGGCCTGGTGGTCAGCCCGCATACGTCAGCGGGGCGCGTGCCGACGCCGCGCGGCTATCGTCTGTTCGTCGATACGATGCTGACCGCGCAGCCACTGTCCGATGACGCCGCGGTCAAGTTCAAGGTCGCCCACCGCCTGCAGGCGGGGCAGCCGCAGAAGGTGGTGGCGGCCGCGGCCAGCGTGCTCTCCAGCCTGTCGGAATTCGCGGGCGTGGTGCTGACGCCGCGGCGCAGCCAGACCTTTCGGCAGATCGAGTTCATGCGCCTGTCCGACAAGCGCATCCTGCTGATCATCGTCACGCCCGAGGGCGACATCCAGAACCGGATCATGGCGACGCAGCGCGAATACACCGCGTCGCAGCTGATCGAGGCATCGAACTACATCAACGTGAACTACGCCGGCCTGTCGTTCGACGCGGTGCGGCGCCGGCTGCGCGCGGAAATCGACGCGGTGCGCACCGACATGACCACGCTGATGCAGGAGGCGGTGGAGGCGAGCAGCGAGGAAGCGTCGGACCCCGGCGACAATCTGTTGATCTCGGGTGAGCGCAATCTGCTGGAAATCACCGATCTCTCGTCCAGCATGGAACGCATGCGCCGGCTGTTCGATCTGTTCGACCAGAAAACCGGCCTGCTGCAACTGCTCGACGTGTCGAGTCACGCGCAGGGCGTGCAGATCTTCATCGGCGGCGAATCCCATCTGGTGCCCATGGAAGAGATGAGCGTGATCACCGCCCCGTACGAGGTCGACGGCAAGATCGTCGGCACGCTGGGCGTGATCGGGCCGACGCGCATGGCGTACCAGCGCGTGATCCCGATCGTCGACATCACCGCGAAACTATTGTCCCACGCGCTCAGCCAGCACTGA
- the dnaK gene encoding molecular chaperone DnaK, whose amino-acid sequence MGKIIGIDLGTTNSCVAVMESKQSRVIENAEGTRTTPSIIAYLEDGEIVVGAPAKRQAVTNPRNTVYAVKRLIGRRFEEKEVQKDIGLMPYKIVRADNGDAWVEARGDKLAPQQISAEILRKMKKTAEDYLGETVTEAVITVPAYFNDSQRQATKDAGRIAGLDVKRIINEPTAAALAFGLDKTEKGDRKVAVYDLGGGTFDVSIIEIADVDGEKQFEVLSTNGDTFLGGEDFDQRIIDYIISEFKKDQGVDLGKDVLALQRLKESAEKAKIELSSSQQTEINLPYITADASGPKHLNLKITRSKLEALVEDLIERTIEPCRVAIKDAGVKVGEIDDIILVGGMTRMPKVQEKVKEFFGKDPRRDVNPDEAVAVGAAIQGEVLSGDRKDVLLLDVSPLSLGIETLGGVMTKMITKNTTIPTKHTQVYSTADDNQPAVTIKVFQGERELASGNKLLGEFNLEGIPPAPRGTPQIEVTFDIDANGILHVSAKDKASGKENKITIKANSGLSEAEIDRMVKDAEANAAEDHKLRELIDARNSGEALVHSTQKALTEHGDKVDADTKGKIEAAIKDVEEALKGTDKAAIDEKVGVLSQVSQQLGEKMYADAQGQAGGDAGAAPGAAGQAGASSAKPEDDVVDADFKEVKKD is encoded by the coding sequence ATGGGCAAGATCATCGGCATCGACCTGGGCACGACCAACTCGTGCGTGGCTGTGATGGAAAGCAAGCAGTCCCGGGTCATCGAAAACGCGGAAGGCACGCGCACCACCCCGTCCATCATCGCCTACCTGGAAGATGGCGAGATCGTCGTGGGCGCGCCGGCCAAGCGCCAGGCAGTCACGAACCCGCGCAACACCGTCTATGCGGTGAAGCGTCTGATCGGCCGCCGGTTCGAGGAAAAGGAAGTGCAGAAGGACATCGGCCTGATGCCCTACAAGATCGTGCGCGCCGACAACGGCGACGCCTGGGTCGAGGCGCGCGGCGACAAGCTCGCGCCGCAGCAGATTTCGGCCGAAATCCTGCGCAAGATGAAGAAGACCGCCGAGGACTATCTGGGCGAGACCGTGACCGAGGCCGTGATCACGGTGCCGGCGTACTTCAACGACAGCCAGCGTCAGGCGACCAAGGACGCCGGGCGCATCGCCGGTCTGGACGTCAAGCGCATCATCAACGAGCCGACCGCGGCGGCGCTGGCGTTCGGTTTGGACAAGACCGAGAAGGGCGATCGCAAGGTGGCGGTGTATGACCTCGGCGGCGGCACGTTCGACGTGTCGATCATCGAGATCGCGGATGTGGACGGCGAGAAGCAGTTCGAAGTGCTGTCGACCAACGGCGACACCTTCCTGGGCGGCGAGGACTTCGACCAGCGCATCATCGATTACATCATCTCCGAGTTCAAGAAAGACCAGGGCGTGGATCTGGGCAAGGACGTGCTGGCGCTGCAACGCCTGAAGGAATCGGCGGAAAAGGCGAAGATCGAACTGTCCAGTTCGCAGCAGACCGAGATCAATCTGCCGTACATCACGGCGGACGCGAGCGGCCCGAAGCACCTGAACCTGAAGATCACCCGTTCGAAGCTCGAAGCGCTGGTCGAGGACCTGATCGAGCGCACGATCGAGCCGTGCCGCGTGGCCATCAAGGACGCGGGCGTCAAGGTCGGCGAGATCGACGACATCATCCTGGTGGGCGGCATGACCCGCATGCCGAAGGTGCAGGAAAAGGTGAAGGAGTTCTTCGGCAAGGATCCGCGTCGTGACGTGAATCCGGACGAGGCCGTCGCCGTCGGCGCCGCGATCCAGGGCGAAGTGCTGTCCGGTGACCGCAAGGACGTGCTGCTGCTCGACGTGTCGCCGTTGTCGCTGGGCATCGAGACGCTCGGCGGCGTGATGACGAAGATGATCACGAAGAACACGACGATCCCGACCAAGCACACGCAGGTCTACTCGACGGCCGACGACAATCAGCCGGCCGTGACGATCAAGGTGTTCCAGGGCGAACGCGAACTGGCATCGGGCAACAAGCTGCTCGGCGAGTTCAATCTCGAAGGCATCCCGCCGGCGCCGCGCGGCACGCCGCAGATCGAGGTCACGTTCGATATCGATGCGAACGGCATCCTGCACGTCTCCGCCAAGGACAAGGCGAGCGGCAAGGAGAACAAGATCACGATCAAGGCAAACTCCGGTTTGTCCGAGGCCGAGATCGACCGGATGGTGAAGGACGCGGAGGCGAACGCGGCGGAGGATCACAAGCTGCGCGAGCTGATCGATGCGCGCAACTCGGGCGAGGCGCTGGTGCACAGCACGCAGAAGGCACTGACCGAGCATGGCGACAAGGTCGATGCCGACACCAAGGGCAAGATCGAAGCGGCGATCAAGGACGTCGAGGAAGCGCTGAAGGGCACCGACAAGGCCGCGATCGACGAGAAGGTCGGCGTGTTGAGTCAGGTGTCGCAGCAGTTGGGCGAGAAGATGTACGCCGATGCCCAGGGCCAGGCGGGCGGTGACGCCGGCGCGGCGCCGGGTGCGGCGGGACAGGCGGGTGCTTCGTCGGCCAAGCCGGAAGACGACGTCGTCGACGCCGACTTCAAGGAAGTCAAGAAGGACTGA
- a CDS encoding RNA-binding S4 domain-containing protein, with amino-acid sequence MSKTAPAVGGKPLALTRVRIDKWVWAARFFKTRSLAAQAVEKGRVRIGPDGGETVKAARDVRVGDTVTVEIEQTVWEVAVVGISDVRGPAPVARLLYEETESGRARREAEGARRRLYREPGAERDGRPTKRERRTIDRFGTPDGD; translated from the coding sequence ATGAGCAAGACCGCTCCGGCCGTGGGCGGCAAACCGCTGGCGCTCACGCGCGTGCGGATCGACAAGTGGGTCTGGGCCGCACGTTTCTTCAAGACGCGTTCGCTGGCTGCCCAGGCGGTCGAGAAAGGGCGGGTGCGGATCGGGCCGGACGGCGGCGAGACGGTGAAAGCGGCGCGCGACGTTCGCGTCGGCGACACGGTGACGGTGGAAATCGAGCAAACGGTATGGGAGGTGGCGGTCGTCGGCATCAGCGACGTACGGGGACCGGCGCCGGTGGCAAGACTGCTCTACGAGGAAACCGAATCGGGCCGCGCGCGGCGCGAGGCCGAGGGTGCGCGACGGCGCCTGTATCGCGAGCCCGGTGCGGAACGGGACGGGCGGCCCACCAAGCGCGAACGCCGCACTATCGACAGATTCGGCACACCGGATGGAGATTGA
- a CDS encoding NAD kinase encodes MDNGKPFKTVALIGRQNTPGIGEPLLRLAESIERRGFTLIFEAGTATEIDLARNGGGLRHPPRVASTQEIGEQADVAVVLGGDGTMLGIGRELARYSTPLIGVNHGRLGFITDIPIQDMKTVVPELLDGQFEREERSLLEARIVRSGKTIYDALAFNDVVVNRSGFSGMADLRLVVDGRFMYTQRSDGLIVATPTGSTAYALASQGPILHPQLGGMVIVPIAPQSLSNRPIVLPDSSEISIQVIGGREVNVNFDMQSFTSVELEDTIEIRRSSFRVPFLHPVGYSYYATLRKKLYWNEHPANEPRSS; translated from the coding sequence ATGGATAACGGCAAACCCTTCAAGACCGTCGCGCTGATCGGCCGACAAAACACCCCCGGCATCGGCGAGCCGCTGTTGCGCCTGGCCGAGAGCATCGAGCGGCGCGGCTTCACGCTGATCTTCGAGGCCGGCACCGCGACGGAAATCGATCTGGCGCGCAATGGCGGCGGCCTGCGGCACCCGCCGCGCGTGGCCAGCACGCAGGAAATCGGCGAACAGGCCGATGTCGCGGTCGTGCTGGGCGGCGACGGCACGATGCTCGGCATCGGCCGCGAACTCGCGCGCTACAGCACCCCGCTGATCGGCGTGAACCACGGCCGGCTGGGCTTCATCACCGACATCCCGATCCAGGACATGAAAACGGTGGTGCCGGAACTGCTCGACGGCCAGTTCGAGCGCGAGGAGCGCAGCCTGCTGGAGGCGCGGATCGTGCGTTCCGGCAAGACGATCTACGATGCGCTGGCCTTCAACGACGTCGTCGTCAACCGCAGCGGCTTCTCCGGCATGGCGGACCTGCGGCTGGTGGTGGATGGACGCTTCATGTACACGCAGCGCTCGGACGGCCTGATCGTCGCCACCCCCACCGGCTCGACCGCCTACGCGCTCGCCTCGCAGGGTCCGATCCTGCACCCGCAACTCGGCGGCATGGTGATCGTGCCGATCGCCCCGCAATCGCTGTCGAACCGGCCGATCGTCCTGCCGGACAGCTCGGAAATCAGCATCCAGGTGATCGGCGGACGCGAGGTCAACGTCAATTTCGACATGCAGTCGTTCACGTCGGTGGAACTGGAGGACACGATCGAGATCCGCCGCTCGTCGTTTCGCGTGCCCTTCCTGCATCCGGTCGGCTATAGCTATTACGCAACCTTGCGCAAGAAGCTCTACTGGAACGAACATCCCGCCAACGAACCGCGCTCTTCCTGA
- the hemH gene encoding ferrochelatase: MFANTRAGTTLAADTPAPGSTPVSPQTISDAQPGASDFADANREANAGSPAAARALAPAPSTAPDGAPRVAVLLINLGTPDAPTPRAVGRYLAEFLSDPRVVEIPAVVWQVILRGAILPLRSRSSAKKYASVWMPEGSPLRVYTERQVTALRARFARDGCDATVDYAMRYGQPNIPDTLDRLIAAGAERILLVPMYPQYSASTTATAFDAAFTALKRMRNQPELRMIKGYAANPAYIAALAEQVARHWREHGEPDFAAGDKLVLSFHGVPKRTIRKGDPYYAECLETGARLTRALGLNDTQCLITFQSRFGKEEWLQPYTEPTLIELGRTGTRRVDIFCPGFTADCLETIEEIGMEVRDAFLGAGGQDYRRIPCVNDADGWIAGLSTICRDNLAGWPGVERVERVVQQDAP; the protein is encoded by the coding sequence ATGTTCGCCAATACCCGTGCCGGCACGACCCTCGCGGCCGACACTCCCGCCCCTGGTTCCACGCCCGTCTCGCCGCAGACGATTTCCGATGCGCAGCCCGGCGCGAGCGACTTCGCCGACGCGAATCGCGAGGCCAACGCCGGTTCGCCCGCGGCGGCGCGCGCGCTGGCTCCCGCGCCGTCCACGGCCCCGGACGGCGCGCCGCGTGTCGCGGTGCTGCTGATCAACCTGGGCACGCCCGACGCGCCGACGCCCAGGGCGGTCGGCCGCTATCTCGCCGAATTCCTGTCGGATCCGCGGGTGGTCGAGATTCCGGCGGTGGTCTGGCAGGTGATCCTGCGCGGCGCGATCCTGCCGCTGCGCTCCCGCTCGTCGGCGAAGAAATACGCGTCGGTCTGGATGCCGGAAGGCTCGCCGCTGCGGGTCTACACCGAGCGGCAGGTCACGGCGCTGCGGGCGCGTTTCGCCCGCGATGGTTGCGATGCGACGGTCGACTATGCGATGCGCTACGGCCAGCCGAACATCCCGGACACGCTCGACCGGCTGATCGCGGCGGGCGCCGAGCGCATTCTGCTGGTGCCGATGTACCCGCAATACTCGGCCTCGACGACCGCAACGGCCTTCGACGCCGCGTTCACGGCGCTCAAGCGCATGCGCAACCAGCCCGAGCTGCGAATGATCAAGGGGTATGCGGCGAACCCCGCCTACATCGCGGCGCTGGCCGAGCAGGTGGCCCGCCATTGGCGCGAGCATGGCGAGCCGGATTTCGCCGCCGGCGACAAGCTGGTGCTGAGTTTCCACGGCGTGCCGAAACGTACGATCAGGAAAGGCGACCCGTATTACGCGGAATGCCTGGAAACCGGCGCGCGCCTGACCCGGGCGCTGGGCCTGAACGACACCCAGTGCCTGATCACGTTTCAGTCGCGCTTCGGCAAGGAGGAGTGGCTGCAACCGTACACCGAGCCGACCCTGATCGAACTGGGCCGCACGGGCACGCGTCGCGTCGACATCTTCTGCCCGGGGTTCACCGCGGATTGTCTGGAAACCATCGAGGAGATCGGCATGGAAGTGCGGGACGCCTTCCTGGGCGCCGGCGGCCAGGACTATCGCCGGATTCCCTGCGTGAACGACGCCGATGGCTGGATCGCCGGTCTGTCGACCATCTGCCGCGACAACCTGGCCGGCTGGCCGGGCGTCGAGCGTGTCGAGCGCGTTGTGCAGCAGGACGCACCATGA
- the grpE gene encoding nucleotide exchange factor GrpE produces MSEGMKPPPLDNTGREDSMQENAANRDQDPNHAESAHDATQAPHAGAAGQETAHAVSDQIDGAVDNNGAAHAAALAEAQAQVAALKEDFLRARAETENVRRRAQEDVSKAHKFAIENFAEHLLPVIDSLEAALADQAADIGKLREGVELTLRQLTSALDKGRVTAIAPAVGEKFDPHRHQAISMVPADQEPNTVVTVLQKGFVIAERVLRPALVMVAAPK; encoded by the coding sequence ATGTCGGAGGGTATGAAGCCACCACCCCTAGACAACACCGGACGGGAAGACAGCATGCAAGAAAACGCCGCGAATCGTGATCAGGACCCGAACCACGCCGAAAGCGCACATGACGCGACGCAGGCCCCGCACGCGGGTGCGGCCGGCCAGGAGACCGCCCACGCAGTATCCGATCAGATCGACGGCGCCGTGGACAATAATGGCGCAGCCCACGCCGCGGCACTGGCGGAAGCGCAGGCACAGGTCGCGGCACTGAAGGAGGATTTCCTGCGCGCCAGGGCCGAGACCGAAAACGTGCGGCGCCGGGCGCAGGAGGACGTTTCGAAGGCGCACAAGTTCGCCATCGAGAATTTCGCCGAACACCTGCTGCCGGTGATCGACAGCCTCGAGGCGGCGCTCGCGGACCAGGCGGCCGACATCGGCAAGCTGCGCGAAGGCGTCGAGCTGACGCTGCGCCAGTTGACCTCGGCGCTCGACAAGGGTCGCGTCACCGCGATCGCGCCCGCCGTCGGGGAGAAATTCGACCCGCACCGTCACCAGGCCATCTCGATGGTGCCCGCCGATCAGGAGCCGAATACCGTCGTGACGGTGCTGCAGAAGGGCTTCGTGATCGCCGAGCGGGTGCTGCGTCCGGCGCTCGTGATGGTGGCCGCGCCGAAATAA
- the recN gene encoding DNA repair protein RecN, whose protein sequence is MLRHLSIRDFVIVDVLDLELDTGFTVFSGETGAGKSILIDALALALGARGDGAVVRTGAARADISAEFDAPAGAAAWLIEQALEQPARGRADAASSAAQAPPHAVPQTILLRRVIDAGSGRSRAFINGTPATLGQLRELGEMLVDIHGQHAHQLLMRADAQRTLFDTHAGLVALAAQVHQAWQAWRATRAATEAAHQREREIQLEREQLAWQVAELDRLAPQPGEWEEVGNEHRRLSHAASLIDGVRMARDALSESDDALVGRVASITQRLQALAEIDEGLKDALAALEPAQIQLQEAAYSLSHYAQRLDLDPQRLAEVEGRLDALHTASRKFRIAPESLGDALGERRARLTALDAEADLDALNAAEHRAAEAYGTVARTLSAARQGAAATLSTAVTAGMQELSMAGGSFEVALLPLDTGGAHGLEQIEFRVAGHPGVPRRPLSKVASGGELARISLALAVIASSASPTPTLIFDEVDTGIGGAVAEVVGRLLHQLGQIRQVLCVTHLPQVAARGDSHLRVAKAPRSDGAEGTADTVSTVSRISAQARVEEIARMLGGIAITPTSRRHAREMLTT, encoded by the coding sequence ATGCTACGTCATCTCTCGATCCGCGATTTCGTCATTGTCGACGTACTCGATCTCGAACTCGACACCGGTTTCACCGTCTTTTCCGGCGAGACCGGCGCAGGCAAGTCGATCCTGATCGACGCGCTCGCGCTCGCGCTCGGTGCGCGCGGCGATGGCGCGGTGGTGCGCACCGGCGCGGCCCGCGCCGACATCAGCGCGGAATTCGACGCGCCCGCCGGCGCCGCGGCCTGGCTGATCGAACAGGCGCTCGAGCAGCCCGCGCGCGGGCGCGCAGACGCTGCCTCGTCTGCTGCACAAGCTCCCCCGCACGCCGTGCCGCAGACCATCCTGCTGCGCCGCGTCATCGACGCCGGCAGCGGCCGTTCGCGCGCCTTCATCAACGGCACGCCGGCGACGCTCGGGCAGCTCCGCGAACTCGGCGAGATGCTGGTCGACATCCACGGCCAGCACGCGCACCAGTTGCTGATGCGCGCGGACGCGCAGCGCACCCTGTTCGACACCCATGCCGGGCTCGTCGCGCTGGCCGCGCAGGTGCACCAGGCCTGGCAGGCCTGGCGCGCGACCCGCGCCGCGACCGAGGCGGCACACCAGCGCGAACGGGAAATTCAGCTCGAACGGGAACAACTCGCCTGGCAGGTCGCGGAACTCGACCGCCTGGCGCCGCAACCCGGCGAGTGGGAAGAGGTCGGCAACGAACACCGCCGGCTGTCGCACGCGGCCAGCCTGATCGACGGGGTGCGCATGGCGCGCGATGCGCTGTCCGAGTCCGACGACGCGCTGGTGGGGCGCGTCGCGTCGATCACCCAGCGGCTGCAGGCACTGGCGGAAATCGACGAAGGGCTGAAGGACGCGCTCGCGGCGCTCGAACCGGCCCAGATCCAGTTGCAGGAAGCCGCCTATTCGCTGAGCCACTACGCGCAACGGCTCGATCTCGACCCGCAGCGCCTGGCCGAGGTCGAGGGCCGGCTCGACGCGCTGCACACGGCCTCGCGCAAGTTCCGCATCGCGCCCGAATCCCTCGGGGACGCGCTGGGCGAGCGCCGCGCGCGTCTGACGGCGCTCGACGCCGAGGCCGACCTCGACGCGCTGAACGCCGCCGAACACCGCGCAGCCGAGGCCTACGGGACGGTGGCGCGCACGCTGTCGGCCGCCCGCCAGGGCGCGGCGGCGACGCTGTCGACGGCCGTGACCGCCGGCATGCAGGAGCTGTCGATGGCGGGCGGCAGCTTCGAAGTGGCGCTGCTGCCGCTCGACACGGGCGGCGCGCACGGCCTCGAACAGATCGAGTTCCGCGTCGCCGGCCACCCGGGCGTGCCACGGCGGCCGCTGTCGAAGGTCGCTTCGGGTGGCGAGCTGGCGCGCATCAGTCTGGCGCTGGCGGTGATCGCCAGCAGCGCCAGCCCGACGCCGACCCTGATCTTCGACGAAGTCGACACCGGCATCGGCGGCGCGGTCGCCGAGGTGGTCGGGCGTTTGCTGCACCAGCTGGGGCAGATCCGCCAGGTGCTGTGCGTGACGCATCTGCCGCAGGTCGCCGCACGCGGCGACAGCCACCTGCGCGTGGCGAAAGCCCCGCGCAGCGACGGCGCCGAGGGCACGGCCGACACCGTCAGCACCGTCTCGCGCATCAGCGCCCAGGCGCGCGTCGAGGAAATCGCGCGGATGCTGGGCGGCATCGCCATCACGCCGACCTCGCGCCGGCACGCCAGGGAAATGCTGACGACCTAG